The DNA segment ATGCTCCCCTCAAAGAGATAAATGGATATATTATCTAATGGTCACGAGAGATGCACTATAGCAGAATGCAGCAGTGAAGGGGGAAGGAATCTGAACCGGAAAATAAACATTCAGGATTGGAAAATGGGGAGTATTACTTTGCTGGTAGGGGTGCTGGGATTACATATGTCTATCAGATATAGACAGTGGACTTCGAACTTTGAAGGAAGATGGTATCTTCTCCGTGAAATCTTGTTATCAATTCATGCAAAGGGGGGGAAATAGAAGGGTATAGACAGCAGCCACGAAGGATGATCTGGAAAATGGAGGCACATTCTAAGGTAGCATGTTTTGGATGGTTAGCTAAACATGACACATGTTAGACATCTCTTTCTACACTGTTAGAAGAAATGGAAGATCTGAAGCATGTCTCTAAACTTGATGGAGCGCGGTCGGTGATGCCTgggggtggcaaaatggttaaaagaaatcagttaaccacccatattatccactaaaaaatgggttggataatgaattttttaaaaacgggtcaaatatggataaggaCCATATTATCTATTTAGAAAATGGTTAACCAATGGGTAatcaatggataaccaatgggtctaacttttacatttgtaaagcctcaaattgggggttcctcaagttagggagactaagaattctcccaaaagtgatcatatgcaagaagtcatggataatatgggtcGAGTGGGATAATTTACCCCTTTTTTCAtgacccgaaccatatccgacccgacccgacCCACCCGTTTGTCACTCCTATTGATGCCTAATAGCCTTAACAGAGTAGTAGAAAGCTGGCAGGGACCTGAGGAAAGATCAGAGACAAGTGTGAAGAACCACTCCGTTGTGCACATCTTCACCAGTTTGGGTAGAGATAAGTCATAGATTGCGAAGGGAAAGCAACATCCATACCTTTATAAAATCTCACTGTCTTCATCTAGTGAACTTTTGGTATATGATGAATTCGTAAATGAAATTTATAGCATATTCGGCTTCCTAGACTTTTTTTCTTATAGGATAAGGTATTTTATTAGTGATAAGAACCAAGAGGGTACTTCAGAAATATAGGAAGAGAAGATCAAGTTCTCATAAATATTTACATCATATACTACAAAAACTCCAAAAGAAAAGATGGATTTTCCAGCGTGCTACTCCTGGAGCCTTCTTGGTGCTACAGAAATCAATAAAAGACTCTTTCTTTATAAGTCTATAGAAATCGATGAAAGTTTTGCTCTGCCTATCAAGAAGAGGATGTCCTATCACCAGAAAGAAACTAGTGCATGAGGATATAGAACAAAGTAAATAGACTTCAGGTATCATGCCACTGTAAACATCTCTAATAGAGGAATTATGACCTCAGATTAGTTAAGCCGAAAAAACAAGGGTGAGGCGGAAGTATCTTATCAAATTATAGCTGCTTCATTTGCCAGATTCACAGCTCAAAACCAAAATActgaaatagtcagactcttggtGCTCTAGGGAAACTTACTCTTTCTTTGTTATGACCATGTGCAATCATCAAATCAAAGTTAGTACAACAGATAAGTGGAGTCAGCTAGCTGAACACGTTCTTTGACTTTTCAAAGAAACTTATGAAACAATTTTTCTAGCTAAAAGAGAGTTTAATCAACAAGCTATCAACTCAAAAAGCACAAACAAGCCTGCTATAACCTCAGCTTTAGACCCTCATAAAGCAATGAAAGCCTATTGCCATAAGTAGAACCAAACAGCTAACCATATGAATTATAGTTAAGTCGTTGCTTGAACAAACTGTACCAAATGAAACATGTTGCTCTAGGTTGTGGCAAACTGCCAACTCTAATTACAATATTTTCCCCTGGCAAATCAGATTATAAGTTCTCGAAGCACACCAGGTATTAAAATGAATGTTGGCTGGTTTCTGCTGCTTAGACTAAAAAGTATTGGCAGTCTTCTTGTTAAGCTTATATTGTATGGAGTTGTTAACAGATATGTATCCGATATGGGTGTGCTGTTAGCACCGATACAGGTACGTGCAGTTTTTTGGTAATGTATTTTGAAGAATCAGCACTAAGTATGCATATCCGCGTTTACAAAGACACCACTTTATGATCAAACAAAAATTTCTGTAAAAGTGTCGTATTTTAACCAAACACCTAAAGTAAAGTAGTAAATTAGTTAGGGAGGAAAACGAGAAAGAAAACAGAGCTAATATTTGTAAAAGCATCATAGTAAATCAATCGGATAATTAACCATAAATGATGACAAGAACAGAAATTAGGTATACTTGGTCACAGGTAATTAGAAGTGTTGGCTCGGCATCCCCTTCGGATTCACCAATGGAAACCCTTGGTATGATGGCTTCTGCCTGATTATAGTTCCAGCAATTCAGATCAATGCCAATTATGATGTATGCTTTCAGACTATAAAGCAAAGTCCAATAATTGCAGAATTCATcatgagaagaaagaaaatatttgtgTAACTATGCAAGCTTGTGGACATCACAATTATCCTCCAATATCCCAAGAAGAAATCTAATCATTCTGaaagaagaaaagcaaaatgAAAAAAGGTATATACAGTACAGAGCATAAAAAGCAAGAAAAACaatacaagaaaagaaaaagcacacAACTTTTCCATCATTCAAAAGCACTGGCAGAAATAGCATATTATCGGTTTCAAATAGAAGCTAGAAAAAGAACTTCTGGTGGGAAGttttaaaaggcaaaaaaaaaaaaagcaagacATACTGTGTCAGCTGCAACCAAAAGTGTTGGATTGGAATCCTTCTCTAGGTTTTCAGTATTTCGAAATTTTGATATGATAGCATCAGCCTGACATGCAATACAATTACATGGAATTAAAACAAGCATTTTCAAAACCAAGGCTTCAATTAAACTATGAGCCAAACCAATTAACTCAACTAGACCAGGAAATAGAACAGCCTAAATGATTTGCCTAAAAATCTGATACACAATCACAACAAGGTATGTAATAGAGCACTTCTACAAATAACATCAACCCCGAAATTGAAGTGACATAAATCACGACGAGATACTCTGAAAGGAATGCATCACGCCTTACATACAGTGACTCATAAATCAAAAACCAATGCCACAGACAAGAGTAAATCACAATGGCATCATCTATAAATGTGCCCTAACCGATTCAATATTCTATACAGCAATTTCAAAGCAGTAAACCACTTCAAGAATATGTTCTGAGATGCATGAATTTGCACAAGTTCTTAGGAAAACAAACCTTGGCCTCTGCAAGAGCCATAACTAAATCTTCGGGCTTTTCTTTCCGGATAGCTTTCTCGTCTATATCTGCAGACTATGTTACAACAATGTGAAAATCCACCAATTTTAAAAACAGTCAATCAACTACACCTCAATCTCAATCTAGTTGGAGTAGCAATATCAATCCTTTGTTATCTATTCAACTAAGAATTGTAAATGGAACAACCGTTGCATGCACCAAACATGACATAGTGTCTTTTATATACAGTTTGTCACTTAACAATATTGTTAATTAGTAAATATCAGGGAGATTTATTTTTGTATCCATTACAAACGTTGTTTAGTTATATGACCTTTTTCATAGGTGATCACTAAAAAGTAACACAAGAGATCAGTAAAACTAACACAGAAGATCTTTGTAGGGACATTTACTTCTATTCAAATATCATTTCCTCTTAAGTATATTTACCTCAATGTCACTTACGGCCAATTAAAATGATTTAGTGCAGGAACTGGTCCAAGTTTAAGTCTTTTTGAATTGTAAATACATCTCACAGAAATAGGAGCATATTTACCCATAGAcaaaacaagcaataaatgatAATTGGAAATTTACCATGGTTGTGAACTGGTATCCCATGTCGGCTAGAATTTTTCTACGGGCGGTAGAAGATGAACCCAAAATTAGCTGAAAATAAAGGAGTTAAATTGAACATTATATCCAGAAAACAAAATTAGCAAATATGCAAAAGGATTTAAATAATTGAACTGAGAAAGCAGATAAATGAGTTCACCATAAGTAAAATAAGAGTAATTCTCCGTAAAGGAAAGCATTACCTTAAACTGGGGAACATTGGCTTCCATTTTCGCCGGAGACTGAACGACTAGCGAAGGTCCGATTGGAGGGAAATTTCCTGAATGAAGTGTACTGTTGGAAACGGGTATTGAAGCCGTTATAGTACAGTCAATTGCCCTAACCCGTTTACGTTTATTAAATTGACAAATGTCATCCAACTCACCAAAAAAATTAGGAAATAGTACGAATAATCATATaaatattttctctattttatcacttatcttcaattttcattagaTTATTCATTACTTCATCAAGAGATTTACGTGCGCAATtatgtttacccttaaaatcgaataataattgaatttgtaagtgattttaaggacatgtgaattaatttgattaaatgataaaatagattgcaattgaaataaataatgataaagtaaattcaaaccacATAACAGTTAAAGTATTGGGTGGTCACTTTCGAACTGGATGCACTTCGATTGGTATCAAGACACATTTGAGTAAGAGCTTAAAGAGAAAAATAGTGTATTGCTTTGAAATGCGTGTTACAATATGTTAAACGAATTATCAGaccccttttatatagtaggggagtcttactttagttacaattctataaaaggtaaaaatctcttGATTTGCTGATTGTCGGTTCCTTATTGATACGTGCGACATTCTCACCGTAATATCCGACCGGTCACGGATATTTCGGTCTTCTGTTGGTTACGCTAACAATGTTTACTCGATCTCGTTCGGGGTCAGGGTCGACTACGGGATCACAGACTCAATTTTCTCGAAGACAAACATTTTGACCTCGGGTTCCGGTTCGGTAGGACTTGGAGTCGATCTTCAGCCCCTCATGTTCTGAGCCTGATCTATCACGTCATGGACGAACCCGATTTTGATCGTATACAAATTATTTAAAAGATAACTTAAATTGTATAAATATGTTTACACCAATAACCTCCCGTAATATTTGTGTACCGCGCCAAAAAGCTTTTAGTTGTCTCAAAATAAGTGTTAGGGCTTGACTCAAATTTACTGTAATATTTTGAGAATTTAGATCGATTGGATAACTTTTTATGATACATTTAATCATAAAAGTTGAAAGTTAAAGTTTGAAATTTAAATTACAGATTTTATATAAGCTTCCTACAATATTTTCAACTTGAGCACGCAATACAAAGAAATGTAACAATTAAAATGGTACTCCCttcggttcacaataagtgaccaatttgcttttggcactctcattaagaaaatactaaattctatacaaaaaaacctagtatgactaaactacccttaattaaatatttaatgtgaggagtaagacaactttttagggatatgtacataagggtaattttgtaaaacaaattaaattctttcttgattatataaatgatcacttattttggaccaaaataaaaaaaaaaacaaattgatCAGTGAAGCGGAGTAAGTATTATATATGGTCAGATGGGGCTAATTGATGTTTTATTTCATCGTGCTTTACATATGGTATACTTTAATACCACATACTCCTCTATTTATTCTCTATTTCTATCTAGTATTTAATTCAAACGGTGCATCATATTTTAAGGagctaattaaaaataaaatatacaatATGCTTACAATAACAAAATGCAACAAATGCTTGAATACTTTAGTGCATTTTGATAAATGAAAAGGAACAATCGCTTCCTAACTAAACTTTCTCTAGAATGGTAATCTTTGTCAACTTCAGCCACCTCATAATTTTAGTCagtttttgaaaaatcaaaacttaaacaaattagAAATATGAGTTGGTAAGTGTTTGAATTATCAAAATGTACTTACTTTTCCAAGTTTGAAATGGTCGCACGCTCGAATTAAGGGAAATATTTGAAAATGTCATAAAAGCTTTTTTATAAGTATTACATGCCCGTATTAAGGCAATTTATGatttttggcttgttttaagcagcttttaacttattttaagcaatttttaattttgtcaaataatacaaaaagctaaaagAAGCTTAAAAGTTGATTTGACCAGCTTAAAAGCCAATAAAACACTCTCTTAAGAGTTTTATGATTCACCCACTGTATTTATAGCAAACATTTATTTCCAATTGTAAATGTttcaaagattaaaaaaaaactaGCATTTAACAATATTTGTTTTtcaaatactccctccgttcacttttactaaaaatagattttcaatTTTACTTGTCAACTTTCACatattaagagaaaaataatttatttttcctgTTTTTCCCTTAGCATTAATTACTCATTCCAAATCCATTAAGACTATACACCAATTAATATGAGTAGTATGATAAATTAtgcattttatttattatttcttaagggtgTGCAAAGTCAACAttgaacaagtaaaagtgaacggagagaGGATAATTATATTAAGCATTACTAACCTTCAAATGTTTCTTTTTCTGGAGATGCAAAATTTCTTTCAATAAGcatataaaatttaaaaattgtGTTCAGTTCGAGAAAAAAACAAGTACATAATTTGATAACATAATATTACCTCCTCGATTTTTGAAGGTGCAAGATTTCAAATTAAGAAActtaaaaacaaaaaatgaatatCAGAATATGTATGTTCAATGTATTATCGTACATGTGTTCGACCGGTCGATAATGAAATTACAATCATacttctctataacaacattcaTATATAATAATACCTCGCTATAAAAGTCAAGCTTTTTCGGAAcaaatttttatgttatgttataatatatgttctctataaccgcacttcgctataacatccaaaaatattcgaAACAAACGAGTCTATTATAAAGAGGTTTTACTGTATATCTTATTAAATCCAACATCATAAATGAGAGAATTTGTGGTGACAAAATCTGCATTAAAGACATGTACGAGATACTACATTttatttttctgtatttattttgaAGGTGATAGATGTATGGTCCCTATGTCCATCGAAGCATCTTGGCTGTCCTTAAAAAAATGGAGTATCACTAATACCAGCCCGACATTGCACAACATGACAAAAGTTAATTTATTCGACAGTACAAGCAATcaattattcaaaaaaaaaaaaaggattcaaTCACATAAATCTTTTAGACATGTTTTTTTTGTTCTATCTTAGCCTTTTTTTGTGTGTACAATAAGCCGCTTTATGTTATATTGATTCGATTAATTTAAATTTATGTTTACGTATGACTGCTAAGGAAAAGCGTTTCATACTAAAATTCGTACCCAAGATCCCTAGTTAAGATAAAATTTCATCCATCTAACTACACCAGCTCGAATGTAATGAGTCTAAAATAACTCAAGCGCCTTAACAAGGTAGGTGGAGGTTCGATTTTCCATAAATATGTTTTCCCCGCCCCATATATATaaccaaaaaaattaaatatcTCGAGttcaaatttaaatatttttagacaATAGCCGATTGATTTAATTTTCTtctcattttacattttgaatATTTTTAACAGAAAAAATTAGAGGAATTTCTCGGGACAATGACAGAAAGAGACGACTAAAATTGGATGTGGAGTTGTATTATAAGAGCACGGCGTTTTACGTGAAAATAGAGTAAAATGCTCCCATTCGGAATCCTTATGCTAAATTTGCAATTTCCAAAAAGTCAGCTCCACTGCTAGTCCCAATCATTCTAGTTctagagagaagaagaagaacaagagtgAGAGAGGTCTAGAGCctttcaaactcttttttttttcttctcatttttttCTTAGCACATTTTATCTTCTCTCTCTTTCGCCGCCATGGACGGAGGCGCCGGCGCTCAAGTCAACACCGCCCGTGGCGGCGCTGAACCAGTCGGAGTTCAGATCCAGCAGAGTCGGAGGTTGCCGGATTTCCTTCAGAGTGTAAACTTGAAGTACGTTAAATTAGGTTACCATTACTTGATCTCTAATTTATTGACTCTTTGTTTGATTCCTGTAATGGCTGTGATTTTAATTGAAGCTTCACAAATGAATCCTGATGATATTCGTCACTTATGGCTACATTTGAAGTATAATCTAGTCTCTGTTATTATTTGTTCGGCGGTTTTAGTTTTCGGATCCACGGTTTACATCATGACCCGGCCGCGCCCGGTTTATTTGGTTGATTACTCTTGTTATAAAGCTCCTGATGAACTCAAGGCTCCTTATGAACGGTTCATGCAGCACTCGCGGCTCACCGGTGATTTCGATGAGTCTTCGCTTGAGTTTCAGCGGAAGATTCTAGAACGTTCTGGCCTCGGAGACGAGACCTATGTTCCCGAGGCCATGCATCATCTTCCCCCGCAGCCTTCTATGCAGGCTGCCAGGGAAGAAGCTGAGCAAGTTATGTTTGGTGCACTGGATAATTTGTTTGCTAATACCTCTGTGAAGCCTAAGGATATAGGTATACTTGTTGTAAATTGTAGTTTGTTCAATCCGACGCCATCGCTTTCGGCTATGATTGTGAACAAGTATAAGTTGAGAGGTAATATAAGGAGTTTTAACCTGGGAGGTATGGGTTGTAGTGCTGGTGTGATTGCGGTTGATCTTGCTAAGGACATGTTGCAAGTGCACAGGAATACCTATGCTGTTGTTGTTAGTACTGAGAATATTACTCAGAATTGGTATTTTGGGAATAAGAAGTCCATGTTGATACCAAATTGTTTGTTTAGAGTCGGGGGTGCAGCTGTTCTGCTGTCTAACAAGTCTGTGGATAGAAGAAGGGCAAAATATAAGCTTGTTCATGTAGTTAGGACACATCGCGGGGCTGATGATAAGGCGTTTCGTTGTGTTTACCAAGAACAGGATGATGCTGGGAAAACTGGGGTATCTTTATCGAAAGATCTCATGGCAATCGCTGGTGGAGCACTTAAGACGAATATCACTACCTTGGGTCCTCTTGTTCTACCCATCAGCGAGCAGCTTCTGTTCTTTGCTACTCTGATAATAAAGAAAATATGCAATAAGCATGTGAAGCCTTATATTCCAGATTTCAAGTTGGCCTTTGATCATTTCTGCATACATGCTGGTGGAAGAGCCGTTATTGACGAGCTGGAAAAGAATTTGCAGCTGACGCAGGTTCATGTTGAGGCATCTCGAATGACACTGCACCGCTTTGGAAATACTTCGTCCAGCTCCATCTGGTATGAACTGGCGTATACAGAGGCCAAAGGAAGAATGCGGAAAGGTAACAAAGTTTGGCAGATAGCATTTGGAAGTGGTTTTAAATGTAATAGTGCTGTTTGGCAGGCACTGCGAAATGTAAAGCCTTCTCAAAATGGTCCCTGGGAAGATTGTATTGACAGGTATCCTGTAAAAGTAGTCTCATAACACGGCAGAGATCATGATTATGCAGGTCACGGTTATTAGTAGATGCTTCAATGGCCATGTCCTCTCAAGTTACATGTACTTCATGGCGCCTCTTTGCTTGAAGCTTAGTGatgctctgcctccaattttcccGTTTACTTTCAATTCATGAATCAAGCatcagtttttcttttcttggttAGGGCCTGATGCTAATTAGTGTTGTACCATTTCAACCTTTACTCGTATCTTGATATGTGTAGTGAGTGCTATTCTGATAGTTAGTGAACTTGTTTCAATGAACATTTCTTCATGATTGAATTTGTGAGTAGGCCTTACTTATTTCTCACTGTGAGCCAAATGATTCCATAAGTGGCATCTGATGTTCATCGTTGTTATTTATCTATTTCATAAATTTCATCATCCTCAAGAATTTAGTCCAGTAAGTCCTAAGACGGTGTTCAGTTTATCTTGGCTACCTGGCCTTAGGTGAGACATAAGGTCTGTTATTACGTAGCCGACAAGGATTACAGGACAAGGTTGTGctgaagcaacaacaacaacaaacccagtgtaatcccataagtagggtttggggagggtaatgtatgcgcagaccttacccctaccttggtgaaggtagagaggttgttttcgtAGACCCTCGGTTCAAGTAAGGTTGTGCTGAAGACTTTTCAGTATTGCCTGGTTGTGAAAGTTGTGTTAGCACTACTAGCAAAATGCTTGGGCATAACTAAGGGAGATTGTTCGAATTTGGACTGTCAGTTACTGAGTTTTAGGACTTGGGAACACATTGTATTGAAATATTTGTAAACAATAGTTACATTTTGTTCTGCACATATATGTACAAATTTTTCATTAAATTTTGTTCCCACGGGTTCCTATGTGGAAGCTTCGCCTCTAGGTTTGCTGGTTGTTCATTTGCTGTCTTACTATAGTAAGGCTAGGAACCTAATTTGGATGCAACGATATTGTTTCAATTCCTGCATGTGGAAAGATTCGACAATGAAATTCACTATGCAGGGGACACTTTTATGTGGATGGATTGTAACGATTATTGAAAAGTTTAGATTCCTTGCTTAATGAGGCAGCAGTGACAGAAGTAATTCGTCCACGTTTTCTTTGCATCTTTTGCATAAAAGGGTGTTATTCGTAAGTCACGCCCCTTTACAATTTTAAAATTAAGTAAATGATTTAAGGTAGGATTATAAAACTAAAAACAAGTTTGTAAAGAGTCACAAAACCAATTGATCCGCATAAAGGCATCTCTTTAGTTATTTTTCGCGAAATTTCTTGGCTGGTGCACTTGATTCGTAGCATGACCATTTGAAGATTATATTTCATATAGCAAatgttgataccttatttattttaaataaatacctttttaaaaaattatatttcatagctaccttttgatttttatagctaaatatctatttatggttacctcctacccttaagccataaaatattctttgtattatttttctctctcattctttcaaatttttctTCATTCTCTCTCTCAACGCCAGTCTTTCTCCAAGAATACAATCACTATTCTCCACTgattcatcttgattgtctcgCGAAATTTTCATTGTCAGTGGGTTGGGGCTCTGAATCAATATCGAAATCAAGCCCTAGAGAGAAAGATCCATCACATTCTGATGGTCGTTGACTTGTCACCCTGCTCCATTTGGATGCTAATAAGTTTCACTTTTATAATGAAGAGTATGAAGACGTTGCTTAGCCTATGAAATGTTGGGGAAATTTCTCCTTTTTTTGTTTCTCTTTAGTTTCATGGAA comes from the Nicotiana sylvestris chromosome 4, ASM39365v2, whole genome shotgun sequence genome and includes:
- the LOC104212634 gene encoding 3-ketoacyl-CoA synthase 4, yielding MDGGAGAQVNTARGGAEPVGVQIQQSRRLPDFLQSVNLKYVKLGYHYLISNLLTLCLIPVMAVILIEASQMNPDDIRHLWLHLKYNLVSVIICSAVLVFGSTVYIMTRPRPVYLVDYSCYKAPDELKAPYERFMQHSRLTGDFDESSLEFQRKILERSGLGDETYVPEAMHHLPPQPSMQAAREEAEQVMFGALDNLFANTSVKPKDIGILVVNCSLFNPTPSLSAMIVNKYKLRGNIRSFNLGGMGCSAGVIAVDLAKDMLQVHRNTYAVVVSTENITQNWYFGNKKSMLIPNCLFRVGGAAVLLSNKSVDRRRAKYKLVHVVRTHRGADDKAFRCVYQEQDDAGKTGVSLSKDLMAIAGGALKTNITTLGPLVLPISEQLLFFATLIIKKICNKHVKPYIPDFKLAFDHFCIHAGGRAVIDELEKNLQLTQVHVEASRMTLHRFGNTSSSSIWYELAYTEAKGRMRKGNKVWQIAFGSGFKCNSAVWQALRNVKPSQNGPWEDCIDRYPVKVVS